In Hahella sp. KA22, one genomic interval encodes:
- a CDS encoding acyltransferase — translation MLSFLPAPIVGCLASLSLAINTIFWCTLLYIPAILKLIIPIPAWRKACTRLIILISEAWIACNSGWMSLTQRTQWKVEGLEELQREGWYLVVCNHQSWVDIFAMQHVLNRRIPFLKFFLKKELIWVPVIGLAWWGLDFPFMSRHTPEQIAKHPELKGKDMETTRKACEKFRTTPVSVMNFVEGTRFTKRKHERQQSPYQYLLKPKLGGVAFVLSAMGEYIPTMVDITIHYPGGAPRLRDFMCGRVPAVEMYIRRITIPEALKSRNVDDEAFKQEFRDWMTALWREKDAKLAALNQSKQA, via the coding sequence ATGCTGAGTTTTCTGCCAGCCCCCATCGTCGGCTGCCTGGCTTCATTGTCCCTGGCGATCAATACAATTTTCTGGTGTACGCTGCTGTACATCCCGGCCATACTCAAACTGATCATTCCCATTCCCGCATGGCGTAAGGCCTGCACCCGCCTGATCATCCTGATTTCCGAGGCATGGATCGCCTGCAACAGCGGCTGGATGTCTTTGACTCAACGCACTCAGTGGAAGGTGGAAGGCCTGGAGGAACTGCAGCGTGAGGGCTGGTATCTGGTGGTCTGCAACCATCAAAGCTGGGTGGATATTTTCGCCATGCAGCACGTGCTTAACCGACGCATTCCTTTTCTTAAGTTTTTCCTGAAAAAAGAACTGATCTGGGTGCCCGTCATTGGATTGGCCTGGTGGGGACTGGACTTTCCTTTCATGAGTCGGCACACCCCGGAGCAGATCGCCAAGCATCCCGAGCTGAAAGGCAAGGACATGGAAACCACGCGCAAAGCCTGTGAAAAATTCCGCACGACGCCAGTCAGCGTGATGAACTTTGTCGAAGGCACCCGTTTCACCAAACGCAAGCACGAACGCCAGCAGTCTCCCTATCAGTATCTGTTGAAGCCTAAACTGGGCGGCGTGGCCTTTGTCCTGAGCGCTATGGGGGAATACATTCCCACCATGGTGGACATCACTATTCACTATCCCGGCGGCGCGCCGCGTCTGCGGGACTTTATGTGCGGACGCGTGCCGGCGGTGGAAATGTATATTCGTCGTATCACCATTCCTGAAGCGTTGAAAAGTCGCAATGTTGACGATGAAGCGTTCAAACAGGAGTTCAGAGACTGGATGACGGCGTTATGGCGGGAAAAAGACGCCAAACTGGCGGCGCTTAATCAGTCAAAGCAAGCCTGA
- a CDS encoding DUF2164 domain-containing protein: MIEMTRDEKQQLVVKVKDYFASELDQEIGGFQAEFLIDFFVREIGPRAYNKALDEAENIIRMQVENISDALYELQQAPAD, encoded by the coding sequence ATGATTGAAATGACCCGGGATGAAAAACAGCAACTCGTTGTGAAAGTGAAAGACTACTTCGCCAGTGAACTGGATCAGGAGATCGGCGGTTTTCAGGCGGAGTTTCTTATCGACTTTTTCGTGCGGGAAATCGGCCCCCGGGCCTACAACAAAGCCCTGGACGAAGCGGAAAATATCATTCGCATGCAGGTGGAGAACATCAGCGATGCGCTGTATGAACTGCAGCAGGCGCCTGCGGACTGA
- a CDS encoding DMT family transporter codes for MSQSRHLKADVLLLLVTLLAAAGWIFSKEALAGLPPLLFIGIRFFCAGVILAAVGRRALMSLSAKQLRIALSTGVLFAAAMCLWISGLFYGDHVGEGAFITSLAMVLAPLVSRVIFGEKLALATWLALPVATCGLALLSLRNGLHPGLGQLFFLASAVLFSLNFTLNTHMSAKVPVIALTTVQLLTVGVTASGLSLALEEWPQQVSAGIWGWVAASAVIATSLRFFLQTFAQSLTPVSHAAVIMTMEPVFTTLMALLWLGETMSGMQMLGCFLIFSALLINRWRAARMAFKGLMR; via the coding sequence GTGTCGCAGTCCCGTCACTTAAAAGCGGATGTTTTGCTGCTGTTAGTCACCTTATTGGCCGCAGCCGGTTGGATTTTCTCCAAGGAAGCGCTGGCCGGGTTGCCGCCCCTGTTGTTCATCGGCATACGCTTTTTCTGCGCCGGCGTGATTCTGGCGGCGGTGGGGCGTCGTGCGTTGATGTCGCTGTCCGCAAAGCAGTTACGGATCGCGCTGTCCACCGGCGTACTGTTCGCCGCCGCCATGTGCCTGTGGATCTCCGGGCTATTCTACGGTGATCATGTGGGGGAAGGGGCCTTCATCACCAGTCTGGCCATGGTGCTGGCGCCTTTGGTGTCTCGCGTTATCTTCGGGGAGAAACTGGCGCTCGCCACCTGGCTGGCGCTACCGGTCGCCACTTGCGGGCTGGCGTTGCTGTCATTGCGCAACGGCCTGCATCCAGGATTGGGACAGTTGTTTTTTCTGGCTTCAGCGGTGCTGTTTTCGCTCAACTTCACCTTGAATACCCACATGTCTGCGAAAGTGCCGGTCATCGCCCTGACTACGGTGCAGTTACTGACTGTCGGCGTCACGGCCTCGGGACTGTCCCTGGCGTTGGAAGAGTGGCCCCAGCAGGTCAGCGCCGGCATCTGGGGATGGGTGGCCGCCAGCGCCGTCATCGCCACCAGTCTGCGTTTCTTTTTGCAGACCTTTGCGCAGAGCCTGACGCCCGTCAGCCATGCGGCGGTGATCATGACCATGGAGCCGGTATTCACCACCCTGATGGCTTTGCTATGGTTGGGAGAAACCATGTCCGGCATGCAGATGCTGGGCTGTTTCTTGATATTCTCCGCGCTATTGATCAATCGCTGGCGTGCGGCGCGAATGGCGTTTAAGGGATTGATGCGCTGA
- a CDS encoding DNA-3-methyladenine glycosylase I, translating to MASEQRCSWCGNDPQYVSYHDHVWGRPVKDSQELFAKLCLDGQQAGLSWITILRKQNNYEEAFADFDPEAIVRFTEEDVERLLQNPGIVRNRLKVQSIIKNARGYLALRDQGIEFSHFLWDFVGGQPVVNHLQSMQQAPTSTDVSDAMSKALKKAGFTFVGTTIVYAFMQAVGMVNDHMTFCPQHRECAELAAKFSL from the coding sequence ATGGCGTCCGAGCAGCGCTGCAGTTGGTGTGGGAACGATCCTCAATATGTAAGCTACCACGATCATGTCTGGGGACGACCGGTGAAGGACTCTCAGGAGCTGTTCGCCAAGTTGTGTCTGGATGGTCAGCAGGCGGGGTTGTCCTGGATTACGATCCTGCGCAAACAGAATAATTATGAGGAAGCCTTCGCGGACTTCGACCCGGAAGCCATCGTGCGCTTCACCGAAGAAGATGTTGAGCGCCTGTTGCAGAACCCAGGCATTGTGCGCAACCGCTTGAAAGTCCAGTCTATTATCAAGAACGCGCGCGGCTATCTGGCGCTCAGAGACCAGGGTATTGAATTTTCGCATTTTCTCTGGGATTTCGTAGGCGGCCAGCCTGTCGTCAATCACCTGCAGTCCATGCAGCAGGCGCCCACCAGTACGGACGTGTCCGACGCCATGTCCAAGGCGCTGAAAAAGGCGGGCTTCACCTTCGTGGGAACCACCATCGTATACGCCTTCATGCAAGCCGTGGGGATGGTGAATGACCATATGACGTTCTGCCCTCAGCATCGCGAGTGCGCAGAGCTGGCGGCGAAATTCAGTCTTTAA